One Alkalicoccus halolimnae DNA segment encodes these proteins:
- a CDS encoding aromatic acid exporter family protein, producing MFGIGYRTLKTAAGAALAVLIAQSLQLDFFASAGILAILCIQKTRKKSLLSAWERFSACILGILISAVIFEFIGYYFFSVAVVLLLFIPLTVKLKITSGIVTSTVIMFHIYTVGNLSTGLILNELALITIGVGIAMLMNIYMPSNEAKLDGLKQEIEACYAAIFHEFATFIRYGDSEWTGEEITKSTEILEDAKNLSLQNLENHILRYEDTYYHYFKMREKQLDIIERILPLLTTIDYHVSQADMIAGFMDTLGDGVNSKNTAYIFIDKLEELQESFKEMPLPTTREEFEARSALAHLVRELEQYLAIKQQFKTTKEYGIFE from the coding sequence GCTTCAGCTCGATTTCTTTGCTTCAGCTGGGATCCTTGCTATTCTCTGTATTCAAAAGACACGCAAAAAGTCACTGCTTAGCGCGTGGGAGAGATTTTCTGCCTGTATTCTGGGTATTCTTATTTCTGCAGTAATATTTGAATTTATCGGGTATTACTTTTTCAGTGTAGCTGTCGTGCTGCTTTTGTTCATACCACTGACAGTAAAATTGAAAATAACCTCTGGTATTGTTACAAGTACTGTCATCATGTTTCATATCTACACGGTCGGTAATCTCAGTACGGGATTAATTTTGAATGAGCTGGCGTTAATTACGATCGGGGTTGGCATTGCGATGCTTATGAATATTTATATGCCAAGCAACGAAGCGAAATTGGACGGCTTGAAGCAGGAAATCGAAGCATGCTACGCAGCTATTTTTCACGAGTTCGCTACGTTTATTCGATACGGCGACAGTGAGTGGACTGGCGAAGAAATTACAAAGTCTACAGAAATATTGGAAGACGCAAAAAACCTTTCTCTTCAAAATCTTGAAAACCACATTCTTCGCTATGAAGATACCTATTATCATTATTTTAAAATGAGAGAAAAACAACTTGATATTATAGAGCGTATACTTCCCCTTTTAACCACTATTGATTATCATGTGAGCCAGGCCGATATGATAGCGGGATTTATGGATACGCTTGGAGACGGAGTCAATTCGAAAAATACTGCTTATATTTTTATTGACAAGCTGGAGGAACTGCAGGAGTCCTTTAAGGAAATGCCGCTGCCAACTACAAGAGAAGAGTTTGAAGCTCGCTCAGCTCTTGCTCATCTAGTACGTGAACTGGAACAGTATCTTGCTATTAAACAGCAGTTTAAAACGACGAAAGAATATGGCATATTTGAATAA